One part of the Mesorhizobium sp. M4B.F.Ca.ET.058.02.1.1 genome encodes these proteins:
- a CDS encoding NAD(P)H-dependent oxidoreductase: MCSVTIGGPPPIYSGCGLNGPISEILFPSTTECSIFVGFTVIEPFLVHAPARISDGERQRWLDRYRECVLSLANAPTITHPKLADFDDAHVLKSV, translated from the coding sequence ATGTGTTCCGTCACCATCGGCGGACCGCCGCCGATCTATTCAGGCTGTGGACTGAACGGCCCAATCTCGGAGATCCTGTTCCCGTCAACCACGGAATGCTCCATTTTTGTAGGCTTCACGGTTATCGAGCCTTTCCTTGTGCACGCACCAGCGCGCATCAGCGACGGTGAACGCCAGAGGTGGCTCGATCGTTACCGCGAATGCGTCCTCAGCCTCGCGAATGCTCCGACGATCACGCATCCGAAGCTCGCGGACTTCGACGACGCCCATGTCCTGAAATCGGTGTGA
- a CDS encoding low molecular weight phosphatase family protein, protein MNAVRSPMAEALARRMLPSAIFVASAGVRAGERDPFVDAVLTEDTLSLGERQPRTMDELEDDYFDLIVTLAPEAHHAALELTRSLAVEVEYWPMPDPTDAGGTREHIMAAYRDVRERLKARIARRFPASEAKSALD, encoded by the coding sequence ATGAACGCCGTGCGTTCGCCGATGGCCGAGGCGCTGGCGCGGCGCATGCTGCCCTCGGCCATCTTCGTCGCCTCGGCCGGCGTGCGCGCGGGCGAACGCGACCCGTTCGTCGACGCGGTGTTGACCGAGGACACGCTGTCGCTCGGTGAGCGCCAGCCGAGGACCATGGACGAGCTGGAGGACGACTATTTCGACCTGATCGTCACGCTGGCGCCGGAGGCGCACCACGCGGCGCTCGAGCTCACCCGCTCGCTCGCCGTCGAGGTCGAATACTGGCCGATGCCGGACCCGACGGATGCCGGCGGCACGCGCGAGCACATCATGGCCGCCTATCGCGATGTGCGCGAGCGCCTGAAGGCGCGCATCGCCAGACGTTTTCCCGCATCCGAGGCAAAAAGCGCCTTGGATTAA
- a CDS encoding pseudouridine synthase produces MARPQHTTRRAASAGVSLSRALSKLGLCSRKQAEVLIAEGRVRVAGKVARDPSLRIDLDRDRIAVDGEQVVAERKVYLMINKPRGLVTTRDDPEGRGTVYDCLEGLDLPFVSPVGRLDKASEGLLLMTNDTRWANGLLDPASHVDKTYHVQIGTAPDDAMLARFRDGATVDGELLTARSIELLRSGGRTAWLEVVLDEGRNRQIRRLLAAFDVEVLRLIRVAVGLLQLGELAKGKARHLTVEELTMLEGDSV; encoded by the coding sequence ATGGCACGACCGCAGCATACCACCAGACGCGCTGCGAGCGCGGGTGTCAGCCTCAGTCGCGCGCTGTCGAAGCTTGGGCTGTGCTCGCGCAAGCAGGCCGAGGTACTGATCGCGGAGGGCCGCGTGCGGGTGGCAGGCAAGGTCGCGCGCGATCCATCGCTGCGCATCGATCTCGACCGCGACCGCATCGCGGTTGACGGCGAGCAGGTCGTTGCCGAGCGCAAGGTCTATCTGATGATCAACAAACCGCGCGGGCTGGTCACAACCCGCGACGATCCCGAAGGACGCGGCACGGTCTACGATTGCCTCGAGGGGCTCGACCTGCCCTTCGTGTCGCCCGTCGGGCGGCTGGACAAAGCCAGCGAAGGCCTGCTTTTGATGACCAATGACACGCGCTGGGCGAACGGACTGCTCGATCCGGCCTCGCATGTCGACAAGACCTATCACGTGCAGATCGGCACCGCGCCCGACGACGCCATGCTGGCACGGTTTCGCGACGGCGCGACGGTCGACGGCGAACTGCTGACGGCGCGCTCGATCGAGCTGCTGCGCAGCGGCGGCCGCACGGCCTGGCTGGAGGTCGTGCTCGACGAAGGCCGCAACCGCCAGATCCGCCGGCTACTTGCCGCCTTCGACGTCGAGGTGCTGAGGCTGATCAGGGTGGCTGTCGGGCTCTTACAGCTCGGCGAACTCGCGAAGGGCAAGGCACGGCACCTGACGGTCGAGGAACTGACAATGCTTGAGGGCGACAGCGTCTAG
- the infA gene encoding translation initiation factor IF-1 yields the protein MPKEEVLEFPGVVTELLPNAMFRVKLENEHEIIAHTAGRMRKNRIRVLTGDKVLVEMTPYDLTKGRITYRFK from the coding sequence ATGCCGAAGGAAGAAGTCCTCGAGTTTCCGGGTGTGGTCACGGAACTGCTGCCCAACGCGATGTTCCGGGTGAAGCTCGAAAACGAACACGAGATCATCGCCCACACGGCCGGCCGCATGCGCAAGAACCGTATCCGCGTGCTGACCGGCGACAAGGTCCTGGTCGAGATGACGCCCTACGACCTGACCAAGGGCCGCATCACCTACCGTTTCAAGTAA
- a CDS encoding Maf-like protein: MSILQKLVLASGSPRRIELLQQAGIEPDRVLPADVDETPLRAEHPRSLAKRLSKDKAEKAFASLKSEDDYAPGFVLAADTVVAVGRRILPKAETIDDAANCLGLLSGRSHRVYSGICLITPGGKLRQKLVETRVRFKRLPREEIDAYVASGEWRGKAGGYAVQGLAGSFVVKLVGSYTNVVGLPLYETTALLAGEGFKVHASWLTARP; this comes from the coding sequence ATGAGCATCCTGCAGAAGCTCGTGCTTGCCTCGGGTTCGCCGCGCCGCATCGAGCTGCTGCAGCAGGCCGGCATCGAGCCGGACCGCGTGCTGCCGGCCGATGTCGACGAGACGCCGCTGCGCGCCGAGCATCCGCGCTCGCTGGCCAAGCGGCTTTCCAAGGACAAGGCCGAGAAGGCGTTCGCCTCGCTGAAGAGCGAGGACGACTATGCGCCGGGCTTCGTTCTCGCCGCCGACACGGTGGTGGCGGTCGGCCGCCGCATCCTGCCCAAGGCCGAGACGATCGACGACGCCGCCAACTGCCTCGGCCTGCTCTCCGGCCGTTCGCACCGGGTCTATTCCGGCATCTGCCTGATCACGCCGGGCGGCAAACTGCGCCAGAAGCTGGTCGAGACCCGGGTGCGCTTCAAGCGGCTGCCGCGCGAGGAGATCGACGCCTATGTCGCCTCCGGCGAATGGCGCGGCAAGGCCGGCGGCTATGCCGTGCAAGGCCTCGCCGGCTCCTTCGTCGTCAAGCTGGTCGGCTCCTACACCAACGTCGTCGGCCTGCCGCTCTACGAGACGACGGCCCTGCTTGCCGGCGAGGGCTTCAAGGTGCATGCGAGCTGGCTCACCGCGCGCCCATGA
- the fhuB gene encoding Fe(3+)-hydroxamate ABC transporter permease FhuB — MADAAVSKVGTAGLIVPRAGGQPTVAILLCAALAALAVAATIPNLAVQLPPALWLKALALPEIDDMRQVLVHYAFLPRLAVSLLCGAALGLAGTVLQQVLRNPLASPETVGVLAGAYLALALATLFSPALLSFGREWVALAGALVALAAVFALSWHKGLSPLSVVLGGLVVSLYAGAIGAALIVLRHEWLANLFIWGSGSLGQQDWKTTLWLLPRLSLAALAIGLMVRPLTLLGLDDEGARSLGLPLGVYRFSGLAAAVALIAFVVAAVGVVGFVGLAAAALARIGGARRLGQRLVMAPLIGAALLWAADQGVQLLTGPQGDHLPTGAITALLGAPLLLWLLPRLALGAELPAPIAERLPRASPPGPLLAAIGLSLLLLLALVLCYGPGPHGWSFVLGDQLAPLLSWRLPRVSAALAAGAMLALAGLMMQRLTGNPMASPEVLGISAGAALGMMAALFSVAGPSRPLQMMAATVGAFAALAATLALGSRAAYAPERLLLAGVALTALFDALILVLTATGDPRAMLLLNWLTGSTYGVDADSALLTAAAALCLFLVAPLFIRWLDMLPLGAAAVMALGLDVRKVRFAVLLMVAALTAASTLIVGPLTFIGLMAPHLARRLGLSRALPQAVGAVLLGALIMVAADWIGRTAILPRQIPAGLVATLISGPVLMGLLRRR; from the coding sequence ATGGCTGATGCGGCGGTAAGCAAAGTGGGTACGGCCGGTCTCATCGTCCCGCGCGCCGGTGGCCAGCCGACCGTAGCCATCCTGCTTTGCGCTGCGCTCGCGGCCTTGGCCGTGGCGGCGACCATTCCCAATCTTGCCGTTCAACTGCCGCCGGCGCTTTGGCTCAAGGCGCTCGCTTTACCCGAAATCGACGACATGCGGCAGGTGCTCGTCCACTATGCCTTCCTGCCGAGGCTTGCCGTCAGCCTGCTTTGCGGCGCGGCCCTCGGCCTCGCCGGAACGGTGCTGCAGCAGGTGCTGCGCAATCCGCTCGCCTCGCCGGAGACCGTCGGCGTGTTGGCCGGCGCCTATTTGGCACTGGCGCTGGCCACGCTTTTCTCGCCCGCGCTGCTTTCCTTCGGTCGCGAATGGGTGGCGCTTGCAGGTGCCCTTGTCGCGCTCGCTGCAGTCTTCGCGCTGTCCTGGCACAAAGGCCTGTCCCCGCTGTCCGTCGTGCTCGGCGGCCTTGTTGTCAGCCTCTATGCCGGAGCGATTGGCGCCGCCCTTATCGTGCTCAGGCACGAATGGCTGGCCAACCTGTTTATCTGGGGCTCCGGCTCGCTCGGTCAGCAGGATTGGAAGACCACGCTGTGGCTCCTGCCGCGTCTGAGCCTCGCGGCATTGGCGATCGGCCTGATGGTGCGGCCGCTGACCTTGCTCGGCCTCGACGACGAGGGCGCGCGCAGCCTCGGCCTGCCGCTCGGCGTCTATCGCTTTTCCGGGCTTGCCGCTGCCGTTGCGCTGATTGCCTTTGTCGTCGCGGCCGTTGGCGTCGTAGGCTTTGTCGGCCTCGCGGCGGCGGCCCTTGCCCGCATAGGCGGCGCCCGCCGGCTCGGCCAGCGGCTGGTCATGGCGCCGTTGATCGGCGCCGCGCTGCTATGGGCCGCCGACCAGGGCGTGCAACTGCTGACCGGGCCACAGGGCGATCATTTGCCGACCGGCGCCATCACGGCGCTTCTCGGCGCGCCGCTGCTGCTCTGGCTGCTGCCGCGCCTTGCGCTTGGCGCCGAGCTTCCAGCGCCTATCGCCGAACGGCTGCCGCGCGCGAGCCCTCCTGGCCCCCTGCTGGCGGCGATCGGCCTGTCGCTCCTTTTGCTGCTCGCGCTTGTGCTCTGCTACGGACCGGGGCCGCACGGCTGGAGCTTCGTCCTCGGCGACCAGTTGGCACCCTTGCTGTCATGGCGACTGCCGCGCGTTTCGGCCGCGCTTGCCGCCGGCGCCATGCTGGCGCTGGCCGGCTTGATGATGCAGCGCCTGACAGGCAATCCGATGGCCAGCCCCGAAGTGCTAGGCATCAGCGCGGGTGCTGCGCTCGGCATGATGGCGGCGCTGTTTTCCGTGGCTGGCCCCAGCCGTCCGCTGCAGATGATGGCGGCGACCGTCGGCGCCTTCGCTGCTCTGGCGGCGACACTTGCGCTCGGCAGCCGCGCCGCCTACGCGCCGGAGCGGCTGCTGCTCGCCGGCGTCGCGCTGACCGCTCTGTTCGATGCGCTGATCCTGGTGCTGACCGCAACCGGCGACCCGCGCGCCATGCTGCTGCTCAATTGGCTGACCGGCTCGACCTACGGCGTCGATGCGGACTCGGCGCTGCTCACTGCGGCCGCCGCGCTTTGCCTGTTCCTCGTGGCTCCCCTCTTCATCCGCTGGCTGGACATGCTGCCGCTCGGCGCCGCCGCGGTGATGGCGCTTGGCCTCGACGTGCGAAAAGTCCGGTTCGCCGTCCTGCTGATGGTCGCCGCGCTCACCGCCGCCTCGACCCTGATCGTCGGTCCGCTGACCTTCATCGGCCTGATGGCGCCGCATCTCGCCCGCCGCCTCGGCCTTTCGCGCGCGCTGCCGCAGGCGGTGGGCGCCGTGCTCCTCGGCGCGCTGATCATGGTCGCCGCCGACTGGATCGGCCGCACCGCGATCTTGCCGCGCCAGATTCCGGCCGGTCTCGTCGCCACGCTGATCAGCGGCCCGGTGCTGATGGGGCTGCTTCGCCGCCGCTGA
- a CDS encoding histidine phosphatase family protein — translation MSSKFPEIYLIRHGETEWSASGKHTGRTDIPLTAKGEETARGLTDRLKGLSFQAVWSSPSQRAFDTCQLAGFGESAVKNPDLQEWDYGAYEGVTTKEIVAGRPGWNVFRDGCPGGEQAADVGARADAIIAGLRVVAGNVLIFSSAHFLRVLAARWIGLPPEGGEHFVLDTASLSVLGYEHDLSEPVIRRWNQR, via the coding sequence ATGAGCAGCAAATTTCCCGAGATCTACCTGATCCGCCATGGCGAAACCGAATGGAGCGCCTCGGGCAAGCACACCGGTCGCACCGACATTCCGCTGACGGCGAAGGGTGAGGAGACCGCCCGCGGCCTCACCGATCGCCTCAAGGGCCTGTCCTTCCAGGCGGTGTGGTCGAGCCCTTCGCAGCGTGCCTTCGACACCTGCCAACTTGCCGGCTTCGGGGAAAGTGCTGTGAAGAACCCGGACCTCCAGGAATGGGACTACGGCGCCTATGAAGGCGTGACGACGAAGGAGATTGTCGCCGGTCGCCCCGGCTGGAACGTGTTTCGCGACGGCTGTCCCGGCGGCGAGCAGGCCGCCGATGTCGGCGCCAGGGCCGATGCCATCATCGCCGGGCTCCGCGTTGTCGCTGGCAATGTCCTGATCTTTTCGAGCGCGCATTTCCTGCGCGTGCTCGCGGCGCGGTGGATCGGACTGCCGCCTGAAGGCGGCGAACATTTCGTGCTGGACACGGCGAGTCTCAGCGTTCTCGGCTATGAGCACGATTTGAGCGAGCCTGTCATCCGCAGGTGGAATCAGAGGTAG
- a CDS encoding DUF2948 family protein, whose product MALKLIALDDQDLGIVSAHVQDAVMKVSDLEFLPAAKRFVLTMNRFVWEAKSSLFRQHNERRQAVLHFDRVLGAKTSGIARDKPAEVLSLLAISFVEISKPAGIVELIFSGGGTIMLDVECIEARLADIGGTWEASSRPVHRA is encoded by the coding sequence ATGGCTCTCAAGCTCATCGCGCTCGACGACCAGGACCTGGGCATCGTCTCGGCCCATGTCCAGGACGCCGTGATGAAGGTCTCGGACCTCGAATTCCTGCCGGCGGCCAAGCGCTTCGTGCTGACCATGAACCGTTTCGTCTGGGAGGCGAAATCCAGCCTGTTCCGCCAGCACAATGAGCGGCGGCAGGCGGTGCTGCATTTCGACCGCGTGCTAGGCGCCAAGACCAGCGGTATCGCCCGCGACAAGCCGGCCGAGGTGCTGTCACTTTTGGCGATCAGCTTTGTCGAAATCAGCAAGCCCGCCGGCATCGTCGAGCTTATCTTCTCCGGCGGCGGCACGATCATGCTCGATGTCGAGTGCATCGAGGCGCGGCTTGCCGACATAGGCGGCACCTGGGAAGCCTCCTCGCGTCCCGTGCACAGGGCTTGA
- the hisD gene encoding histidinol dehydrogenase: MAITLSHSDADFEQRFAAFLTTKREVSADVDAAVREIVQCVRAEGDKALIDYTLKFDKADLAKLGVAVSKDDIAKAYAEADPQTVEALRFARDRIRSHHERQKPKDDRYTDAAGVELGSRWTAIEAVGLYVPGGTASYPSSVLMNAVPAKVAGVERIVIVVPAPGGVINPLVLVAADIAGVSEVYRVGGAQAIAALAYGTDTIRPVAKIVGPGNAYVAAAKRQVFGTVGIDMIAGPSEVLVVADGSNDPEWIAADLLAQAEHDVSAQSILITDDPAFGKAVEEAVQRQLQNLPRAETAAASWRDFGAVILVPTIEASLPLVDRIAAEHVELAIDDAEAFLARMRNAGAVFLGRHTPEVIGDYVGGSNHVLPTARSARFSSGLSVLDFVKRTSILKLGPEQLRTLAPAAIALARAEGLDAHGRSVAIRLNM; the protein is encoded by the coding sequence ATGGCCATCACACTCAGCCATTCCGACGCCGATTTCGAGCAGCGTTTCGCCGCCTTCCTGACGACCAAGCGGGAGGTGTCGGCCGATGTCGACGCCGCGGTGCGCGAGATCGTCCAGTGCGTGCGCGCCGAGGGCGACAAGGCCCTCATCGACTATACGCTGAAGTTCGACAAGGCCGACCTCGCCAAGCTTGGCGTCGCCGTCTCCAAGGATGACATCGCCAAGGCCTATGCCGAGGCCGATCCGCAAACGGTCGAGGCGCTGCGCTTCGCCCGCGACCGCATCCGCTCGCATCACGAGCGGCAGAAGCCGAAGGACGACCGCTACACGGACGCCGCCGGCGTCGAGCTCGGCTCGCGCTGGACGGCGATCGAGGCTGTCGGGCTCTACGTGCCGGGCGGTACCGCAAGCTATCCGAGCTCGGTGCTGATGAACGCGGTGCCGGCCAAGGTTGCCGGCGTCGAGCGCATCGTCATCGTGGTGCCGGCGCCGGGCGGCGTCATCAACCCGCTGGTGCTGGTGGCGGCCGATATCGCCGGCGTCTCCGAGGTCTACCGCGTCGGCGGCGCGCAGGCGATCGCCGCCCTTGCCTATGGCACGGACACGATAAGGCCGGTCGCCAAGATCGTCGGGCCCGGCAACGCCTATGTCGCGGCGGCCAAGCGCCAGGTGTTCGGCACGGTCGGCATCGACATGATCGCCGGACCGTCGGAAGTGCTGGTGGTGGCCGACGGCAGCAACGACCCCGAGTGGATCGCCGCCGACCTTTTGGCCCAGGCCGAGCATGACGTGTCGGCGCAATCGATTCTGATCACCGACGACCCCGCCTTCGGCAAGGCGGTGGAGGAAGCCGTCCAGCGCCAGTTGCAGAACCTGCCACGCGCCGAGACCGCCGCTGCAAGCTGGCGCGATTTCGGCGCCGTCATCCTGGTGCCGACGATCGAAGCCTCGCTGCCGCTGGTCGACCGCATCGCCGCCGAACATGTGGAACTTGCCATCGACGACGCCGAGGCCTTCCTTGCCAGGATGCGCAATGCCGGCGCCGTCTTCCTTGGCCGCCACACGCCCGAGGTCATCGGCGACTATGTCGGCGGCTCAAACCACGTGCTGCCGACCGCGCGCTCGGCGCGCTTCTCATCGGGGCTTTCGGTGCTCGATTTCGTCAAGCGCACCTCGATCCTCAAGCTCGGGCCGGAGCAGCTGCGCACGCTGGCGCCGGCGGCGATCGCGCTCGCCAGGGCGGAAGGGCTTGATGCGCATGGCCGTTCCGTCGCGATCAGGTTGAACATGTAG
- the yacG gene encoding DNA gyrase inhibitor YacG, with protein sequence MSLDDKVTPLRPRRPCPECGKASVREHYPFCSARCKDIDLNRWLKGAYVIPGRNAEEEGEGPEQNPAPKDEP encoded by the coding sequence ATGAGCCTGGACGACAAGGTCACGCCGCTGCGCCCCCGGCGCCCCTGCCCCGAATGCGGCAAGGCATCGGTGCGCGAGCACTATCCGTTCTGCTCGGCGCGCTGCAAGGACATCGACCTCAATCGCTGGCTGAAGGGCGCCTACGTCATCCCCGGGCGCAACGCAGAGGAAGAAGGCGAAGGGCCGGAGCAAAACCCGGCGCCCAAGGACGAGCCGTAA
- the murA gene encoding UDP-N-acetylglucosamine 1-carboxyvinyltransferase, producing the protein MDRIRIVGGNKLAGSIPISGAKNAALPLMIASLLTDDTLTLENVPHLADVEQLIRILGNHGVDYSVNGRREKQQEGYSRTINFSARNIVDTTAPYELVSKMRASFWVIGPLLARMGEAKVSLPGGCAIGTRPVDLFLEGLQALGADLDVDTGYVIAKTKNGRLVGNRYVFPKVSVGATHVLMMAASLAKGETVLENAACEPEIVNLAECLNAMGARISGAGTPTITIDGVEALSGARVRVIPDRIETGTYAMAVAMTGGDVVLEGARPELLQTALDVISETGAEITPTNSGIRVRRNGAGIAPVDVTTAPFPAFPTDLQAQFMGLMTMAKGKSRITETIFENRFMHVQELARLGAHITLSGQTAIVDGVAKLKGAPVMATDLRASVSLVIAGLAAEGETTVNRVYHLDRGFERLEEKLSGCGAVIERISG; encoded by the coding sequence ATGGATCGCATCAGAATTGTCGGCGGCAACAAGCTCGCCGGAAGCATTCCGATCTCCGGCGCGAAAAACGCGGCATTGCCGCTGATGATCGCCTCGCTGCTCACCGACGACACGCTGACGCTGGAGAACGTGCCGCATCTGGCCGATGTCGAGCAATTGATCCGCATCCTCGGCAATCACGGCGTCGACTATTCGGTCAACGGCCGTCGTGAGAAGCAGCAGGAAGGCTATTCGCGCACCATCAATTTCTCCGCCCGCAACATCGTCGACACCACGGCGCCGTATGAACTGGTGTCGAAGATGCGCGCCTCCTTCTGGGTGATCGGGCCGCTGCTGGCCCGCATGGGCGAGGCAAAGGTGTCGCTGCCGGGCGGCTGCGCCATCGGCACGCGCCCGGTCGACCTGTTCCTGGAAGGCCTGCAGGCGCTCGGCGCCGATCTCGACGTCGACACCGGCTATGTCATCGCCAAGACCAAAAACGGCCGTCTCGTCGGCAACCGCTATGTGTTCCCGAAAGTGTCGGTCGGCGCCACTCATGTGCTGATGATGGCTGCTTCGCTGGCCAAGGGCGAGACGGTGCTGGAAAACGCCGCTTGCGAACCCGAGATCGTCAACCTCGCCGAATGCCTCAACGCCATGGGCGCCAGGATTTCCGGCGCCGGCACGCCAACCATCACCATCGATGGCGTCGAGGCGCTGTCGGGGGCCCGCGTGCGCGTCATTCCCGACCGCATCGAGACCGGCACCTATGCGATGGCGGTGGCGATGACCGGCGGCGACGTCGTGCTCGAAGGCGCCCGACCAGAATTGCTGCAGACCGCGCTCGATGTCATTTCCGAGACCGGCGCCGAGATCACGCCGACCAATTCCGGCATCCGCGTCCGGCGCAACGGCGCCGGCATTGCGCCGGTCGACGTGACGACGGCGCCCTTCCCGGCCTTCCCGACCGATTTGCAGGCGCAGTTCATGGGCCTGATGACCATGGCCAAGGGCAAGTCGCGCATCACCGAGACCATCTTCGAGAACCGTTTCATGCATGTGCAGGAGCTCGCCCGGCTCGGCGCCCACATCACGCTTTCCGGCCAGACGGCCATCGTCGACGGCGTCGCCAAGCTGAAGGGCGCGCCGGTGATGGCGACCGATCTGCGCGCCTCGGTCTCGCTGGTCATCGCTGGCCTTGCCGCCGAAGGCGAGACCACGGTCAACCGCGTCTATCACCTCGACCGCGGCTTCGAGCGGCTGGAGGAGAAGCTTTCCGGCTGCGGCGCGGTGATAGAGCGGATTTCGGGCTGA
- a CDS encoding UPF0262 family protein: MSDYDQTRARLIDVELDESIGRSTPDVEHERAVAIFDLIEENSFQPVNDDGAGPYRLKLSLVDSRLVFAVAREDGAAVVTHILSLTPLRRIVKDYYLICESYYDAIRSSTPSHIEAIDMGRRGLHNEGSQTLMDRLAGKIDIDFDTARRLFTLVCVLHWRG; encoded by the coding sequence ATGTCCGACTACGACCAAACCCGCGCCAGGCTGATCGATGTCGAGCTCGACGAATCGATCGGCCGTTCGACGCCCGATGTCGAGCACGAGCGGGCGGTGGCGATCTTCGACCTGATCGAGGAAAACAGTTTCCAGCCGGTCAATGACGACGGAGCCGGACCGTACAGGCTGAAGCTGTCGCTGGTCGATTCCCGGCTGGTCTTCGCCGTGGCGCGCGAGGATGGCGCGGCCGTCGTCACGCACATCCTGTCGCTGACGCCGCTGCGGCGCATCGTCAAGGACTATTACCTGATCTGCGAAAGCTATTACGACGCCATCCGCTCGTCGACGCCGAGCCATATCGAGGCGATCGACATGGGCCGGCGCGGCCTGCACAATGAGGGTTCGCAAACTCTGATGGACCGGCTTGCCGGCAAGATCGACATCGATTTCGACACGGCGCGCCGGCTGTTCACGCTGGTCTGCGTGCTGCACTGGCGAGGCTAG
- a CDS encoding ABC transporter substrate-binding protein, translated as METRIVPENDRRTTKRGNITRRAALGLFLLPMAASAEARPLRIVCLDDGLAETLLMLGVRPVAIADREVWETWVVEPPLPPEIADVGTLLEPNLEFLQQLKPDIILSIPYLDGIKPQLERVAPVKTIGLYTEAGEPYRLAVEATRELARLTRRQAESEALIAATEACFTETRQKLAPLAARPVYIVNFLDPRNVRVYGARSLFQAVFDRIGIRNAWTGETNYWGFSTVGIDGLATASDARLAFLEPMPEGAGGTLTESPVWNAMPFVRNRSIMRLPAVLMFGGLPSAARFARVLTRAMTGENGNG; from the coding sequence ATGGAAACCAGGATCGTGCCGGAGAACGACAGGCGAACGACCAAGCGCGGCAACATCACCCGGCGCGCCGCGCTCGGGCTGTTCCTGCTGCCCATGGCCGCCTCCGCCGAGGCGCGGCCGCTGCGCATCGTCTGCCTCGACGACGGGTTGGCCGAGACCCTGCTGATGCTTGGCGTCAGGCCGGTCGCCATCGCCGATCGCGAGGTCTGGGAGACCTGGGTGGTCGAGCCGCCGCTGCCGCCGGAGATCGCCGATGTCGGCACCTTGCTCGAGCCCAATCTCGAATTCCTCCAGCAGCTGAAGCCCGACATCATCCTGTCCATTCCCTATCTCGACGGCATCAAGCCGCAGCTCGAGCGCGTCGCGCCGGTGAAGACGATCGGCCTCTACACCGAGGCCGGAGAACCCTACCGGCTAGCCGTCGAGGCGACCCGCGAGCTCGCCAGGCTGACCCGCAGGCAGGCCGAAAGCGAGGCGCTGATCGCGGCGACCGAGGCCTGTTTCACCGAGACCAGGCAGAAACTCGCGCCGCTGGCGGCAAGGCCGGTCTACATCGTCAACTTCCTCGATCCGCGCAATGTGCGCGTCTATGGCGCCAGGAGTCTCTTCCAGGCGGTGTTCGACCGCATCGGCATCCGCAACGCCTGGACCGGCGAGACCAATTATTGGGGCTTTTCGACCGTCGGCATCGACGGCCTGGCGACAGCGAGCGATGCGCGTCTCGCCTTTCTCGAGCCCATGCCCGAGGGCGCCGGCGGCACGCTGACCGAAAGCCCGGTCTGGAACGCCATGCCCTTCGTGCGCAACCGATCGATCATGCGCCTGCCCGCCGTGCTGATGTTCGGCGGGCTTCCTTCCGCCGCCCGCTTCGCCCGCGTGCTGACCAGGGCGATGACAGGAGAAAACGGCAATGGCTGA